A stretch of Sphingomicrobium flavum DNA encodes these proteins:
- a CDS encoding winged helix-turn-helix domain-containing tetratricopeptide repeat protein — translation MAYRFGPFIADTDSFTLTHEGAPVELQPRTLSLLFLLLEKSGRLVSKDVLIEQLWDGRAIGESTITSQVKALRKALGDTAKPYRYVETVHGQGLRFNGAIDRAIPAAAMAAESAREERADPVGERPSIAILPFRLGGDDGHYAPLAEALPDEIITQLSRMRWLNVIARGSSFQFPSILTDVATVRDRLGVGYCLSGMIRPEGNRLIVSVELAETKDETVIWADRFKIDLEDVYALRAEIVGKIVSLIDFHVPQQEASRARLIAPENITAWQAYHLGISNIFTFGRPDYAEARSYLTRATELSPHFARAHAGLSHLAWWAMIQQSSTMAEETRREMFASAERAIESDQLDSFASLVKGRCLWFEKAPAEAAGWFQRSVDQSPSFSMAHAAFANLLALDDKPAQARPHIDKAMALSPVDPWLHNMYGISAAIELLKDDFASAAEWATKAMSMPHDSLIVAQVSLLAMHHSGDRQAAKRLAQKLKHFNARADQQGGRRSLPIFSQRFLELTEEAFSEYGVR, via the coding sequence ATGGCGTATCGTTTCGGACCCTTCATCGCCGATACTGACAGTTTCACGCTGACGCACGAGGGTGCGCCAGTCGAGCTTCAGCCGCGCACGCTTTCGCTATTGTTCCTGCTGCTGGAAAAGTCGGGGCGGCTGGTCAGCAAGGACGTGCTGATCGAGCAGTTGTGGGACGGGCGCGCGATCGGCGAAAGCACCATCACCAGCCAGGTCAAGGCGCTACGCAAGGCGCTTGGCGATACCGCCAAGCCCTATCGCTATGTCGAAACGGTGCATGGCCAGGGGCTGCGTTTCAACGGGGCCATCGACCGGGCAATCCCCGCCGCTGCGATGGCCGCCGAAAGCGCGCGCGAAGAAAGGGCAGATCCGGTGGGGGAGCGACCCAGCATCGCCATCCTGCCGTTCCGGCTGGGGGGCGATGATGGCCATTATGCCCCGCTGGCCGAGGCGCTGCCCGACGAGATCATCACCCAATTGTCGCGCATGCGGTGGCTCAACGTCATCGCGCGGGGATCGAGCTTCCAGTTTCCCTCCATCCTGACCGATGTCGCCACGGTGCGCGACCGGCTCGGGGTGGGCTATTGCCTGTCGGGCATGATCCGGCCGGAGGGCAACCGCCTGATCGTGTCGGTCGAACTTGCCGAAACGAAGGATGAGACGGTGATCTGGGCGGACCGCTTCAAGATCGACCTTGAGGACGTGTATGCCCTTCGCGCCGAAATAGTCGGCAAGATTGTCAGCCTGATCGACTTTCACGTGCCGCAGCAGGAGGCCAGCCGCGCGCGGTTGATTGCGCCCGAAAATATTACTGCGTGGCAAGCCTATCATCTTGGCATCTCGAATATCTTCACCTTCGGCCGGCCCGATTATGCGGAGGCGAGGAGCTATCTGACGCGCGCCACCGAGCTGTCGCCCCATTTTGCGCGGGCGCATGCCGGCCTCAGCCACCTCGCCTGGTGGGCGATGATCCAGCAATCGAGCACAATGGCGGAGGAGACTCGCCGGGAGATGTTCGCATCTGCCGAACGCGCCATCGAAAGCGATCAGCTAGACAGTTTTGCCAGCCTGGTGAAAGGCCGCTGCCTGTGGTTCGAAAAAGCGCCTGCTGAAGCGGCCGGCTGGTTCCAGCGCTCGGTCGACCAGAGCCCCAGTTTCTCGATGGCGCATGCGGCTTTCGCCAACCTGCTGGCGCTCGATGACAAGCCGGCGCAGGCGCGACCGCATATCGACAAGGCGATGGCGCTGTCGCCGGTCGATCCCTGGCTGCACAACATGTACGGGATCAGCGCCGCGATCGAACTGTTGAAAGACGATTTTGCCAGCGCGGCTGAGTGGGCGACCAAGGCGATGTCCATGCCGCACGACAGCCTGATCGTGGCGCAAGTGTCGCTGTTAGCGATGCATCATTCGGGCGATCGGCAGGCAGCCAAAAGGCTGGCGCAAAAGCTCAAGCATTTCAACGCGCGCGCCGACCAGCAGGGTGGCCGGCGATCGCTGCCGATATTCTCGCAGCGGTTCCTTGAATTGACCGAGGAAGCGTTCAGCGAATATGGGGTCCGCTGA